In Rubrivirga marina, the following are encoded in one genomic region:
- the surE gene encoding 5'/3'-nucleotidase SurE, translating to MTRPDPLDAPADRPLVLVSNDDGIDAAGIAALAAALDGIGTVAVVAPFAEQSAVGHAITVRDPMRVHPWVFDGPSGPVWARAVTGTPADCIKIAAQRLLPRPPDLVVSGINHGPNTAVNVMYSGTVSAATEGTILGIPSFAVSHDAWRPTDFETAGHVARQIAERVLAGGLPDGVLLNVNVPDVPLGELAGIRTTRQARARWEEEFEERFDPTQRPYYWLGGRFIDLDDGPDTDLAAIRDGYVSITPLQLDLTAHAHLDRVRALTDSIPTDG from the coding sequence GTGACCCGTCCTGACCCGCTCGACGCACCGGCCGACCGGCCGCTCGTCCTCGTCTCCAACGACGACGGGATTGACGCAGCGGGGATCGCGGCCCTCGCGGCGGCCCTCGACGGGATCGGCACGGTCGCCGTGGTGGCGCCGTTCGCCGAGCAGAGCGCCGTCGGCCACGCGATCACCGTCCGCGACCCGATGCGGGTCCACCCGTGGGTGTTCGACGGGCCGAGCGGGCCGGTCTGGGCCCGCGCCGTGACGGGCACCCCGGCCGACTGCATCAAGATCGCGGCGCAGCGGCTGCTCCCGCGCCCGCCCGACCTCGTCGTCTCCGGCATCAACCACGGGCCGAACACGGCCGTCAACGTGATGTACTCGGGGACGGTCAGCGCGGCGACGGAGGGGACGATCCTCGGCATCCCGTCGTTCGCCGTCTCCCACGACGCGTGGCGCCCGACGGACTTCGAGACGGCCGGCCACGTCGCCCGCCAGATCGCCGAGCGCGTCCTCGCAGGTGGGCTCCCCGACGGCGTGCTCCTCAACGTCAACGTGCCCGACGTCCCGCTCGGCGAACTCGCCGGGATCCGCACGACGCGGCAGGCGCGGGCGCGCTGGGAGGAGGAGTTCGAGGAGCGCTTCGACCCGACGCAGCGGCCCTACTACTGGCTCGGCGGCCGGTTCATCGACCTCGACGACGGCCCCGACACCGACCTCGCGGCGATCCGGGACGGCTACGTCTCGATCACGCCGCTCCAGCTCGACCTCACGGCGCACGCCCACCTCGACCGCGTCCGCGCCCTCACCGACTCGATCCCGACCGATGGCTGA
- the bamA gene encoding outer membrane protein assembly factor BamA gives MLRSLAPVRALAVFLAAAVAPVFAQTPAGPPPPAPSYEILSVSVDGALDENSHALVRSISGLRPGQRVTLPWDPAFGEAVRNLYSRGGYSDASVEATEVAGDGVFLTINVTEEPRLASVEYEGLRSSTIDDLQPQIPLLRGRAVRPSDIERSELVIREKLRDEGYRLATVNTSQRIDEDGRVVVTFNVERGERQSVADVRFVGNEVFSERTLRKTLSNTPEKRWWRFWKRETFDDDGFQEDLASLVRFYNDRGYYGARVVSDSVFTETNGEGEEELVVQIEVEEGPEYHIRDIVFEGNTLYTDEQLQFALGLQPGDAYDRTRIEQNLYYTQDKTDITSLYQDRGYYEFYIAPEIVEAPGDSLDLYFEVTEGEVYEFGEVRIAGNTRTKEHVIRRELRTVPGQPYSRQAIERSVRELSTLNYFDPASFGAGPTINVNEEDKTVDLVYNLAETSSDQLELSGGYGGSGIGLILSARVTFANFSVQNLLEGFDGGMPTGDGQQLSLQVQTYGTRAQIYSLSFTEPWFRGQATPAGFALSYRRQEFSSLTSTTQGLYSTAGASVFYRQRLKWPDDFFVTGTNLGYRLYNVRGLSSSFLPEGVSQEVTLSQSISRNALDNPTFPQSGSQVGLTVTVAPPIGDFIQYHKWDLQTAFYTPVVGRLTASVRTQFGYIGSLTGDDVRFQRFLVGGTPLEASGTSSISRGFGKDLVFLRGYPIEAIGPRQNGQSVGGRILNKYEAELGILLFQTPQLSLAPYLFADAANTYNGFEDYDPSRLYRAAGVGARIFLPILGLVDLNMGYQIDPYAPLDTSAGAIEDAQPGWRFQFSLGGR, from the coding sequence ATGCTCCGATCGCTCGCCCCCGTGCGCGCCCTCGCCGTCTTCCTCGCCGCCGCCGTCGCGCCCGTGTTCGCGCAGACGCCGGCCGGCCCGCCCCCCCCGGCCCCGTCCTACGAGATCCTGTCGGTGTCGGTGGACGGCGCGCTCGACGAGAACAGCCACGCCCTCGTCCGCTCCATTAGCGGCCTCCGGCCTGGCCAGCGCGTGACGCTCCCCTGGGACCCCGCCTTCGGCGAGGCCGTCCGCAACCTTTACAGCCGCGGCGGCTACTCCGACGCCTCCGTCGAGGCGACCGAGGTCGCCGGCGACGGCGTGTTCCTCACGATCAACGTGACGGAAGAGCCGCGCCTCGCGTCGGTCGAGTACGAGGGACTCCGGTCGTCGACCATCGACGACCTCCAGCCGCAGATCCCGCTCCTCCGCGGGCGTGCCGTCCGCCCGTCCGACATCGAGCGGTCCGAGCTGGTCATCCGCGAGAAGCTCCGCGACGAGGGCTACCGACTCGCGACGGTCAACACGAGCCAGCGGATCGACGAGGACGGGCGCGTCGTCGTCACGTTCAACGTCGAGCGCGGCGAGCGCCAGTCGGTCGCCGACGTCCGGTTCGTCGGGAACGAGGTGTTCTCGGAGCGGACGCTCCGCAAGACGCTCTCGAACACACCCGAGAAGCGCTGGTGGCGGTTCTGGAAACGCGAGACGTTCGACGACGACGGCTTCCAGGAGGACCTCGCCAGCCTCGTCCGGTTCTACAACGACCGCGGTTACTACGGCGCCCGCGTCGTCAGCGACTCGGTGTTCACAGAGACGAACGGCGAGGGCGAGGAAGAGCTCGTGGTCCAGATCGAGGTCGAGGAGGGGCCGGAGTACCACATCCGCGACATCGTCTTCGAGGGCAACACGCTCTACACGGACGAGCAGCTCCAGTTCGCGCTCGGCCTCCAGCCCGGCGATGCCTACGACCGCACGCGGATCGAGCAGAACCTGTATTACACACAGGACAAGACGGACATCACGAGCCTCTACCAGGACCGCGGCTACTACGAGTTCTACATCGCGCCCGAGATCGTCGAGGCCCCGGGCGACTCGCTCGACCTCTACTTCGAGGTCACCGAGGGCGAGGTCTACGAGTTCGGCGAGGTCCGGATCGCGGGCAACACGCGGACGAAAGAGCACGTCATCCGCCGCGAGCTCCGGACGGTCCCGGGTCAGCCGTACAGCCGGCAGGCCATCGAGCGGAGCGTCCGCGAGCTCTCGACGCTGAACTACTTCGACCCGGCCAGCTTCGGCGCCGGCCCGACCATCAACGTCAACGAGGAGGACAAGACGGTCGACCTCGTCTACAACCTCGCCGAGACGTCGTCGGATCAGCTCGAGCTCTCGGGAGGCTACGGCGGCTCGGGCATCGGGCTGATCCTCTCGGCCCGCGTGACGTTCGCCAACTTCTCCGTCCAGAACCTCTTGGAAGGCTTCGACGGTGGGATGCCGACGGGCGACGGGCAGCAGCTCTCGCTCCAGGTCCAGACGTACGGCACGCGGGCGCAGATCTACTCGCTCTCGTTTACCGAGCCATGGTTCCGTGGCCAGGCCACACCGGCCGGGTTCGCCCTCTCGTACCGCCGCCAGGAGTTCTCCTCGCTGACCTCGACGACGCAGGGCCTCTACTCGACCGCGGGCGCCTCGGTGTTCTACCGGCAGCGGCTGAAGTGGCCCGACGACTTCTTCGTGACGGGGACGAACCTCGGCTACCGGCTCTACAACGTCCGGGGCCTGAGCTCCTCATTCCTCCCCGAGGGCGTGAGCCAGGAGGTCACGCTCAGCCAGTCGATCTCGCGCAACGCGCTCGACAACCCGACCTTCCCGCAGAGCGGGTCGCAGGTCGGCCTGACGGTGACGGTCGCCCCGCCGATCGGCGACTTTATCCAGTACCACAAGTGGGACCTCCAGACGGCGTTCTATACGCCGGTCGTCGGGCGGCTCACGGCGTCGGTCCGGACGCAGTTCGGCTACATCGGGTCGCTGACGGGCGACGACGTGCGGTTCCAGCGCTTCCTCGTCGGCGGCACGCCGTTGGAGGCGAGCGGGACGTCGAGCATCTCGCGCGGCTTCGGCAAGGACCTCGTGTTCCTCCGGGGCTACCCCATCGAGGCCATCGGTCCCCGCCAGAACGGGCAGAGCGTCGGCGGCCGGATCCTCAACAAGTACGAGGCGGAGCTCGGCATCCTCCTGTTCCAGACGCCGCAGCTCTCGCTCGCCCCGTACCTCTTCGCCGACGCGGCGAACACGTACAACGGGTTCGAGGACTACGACCCGTCCCGGCTGTACCGCGCCGCCGGCGTCGGCGCCCGGATCTTCCTGCCGATCCTCGGGCTGGTGGACCTGAACATGGGCTACCAGATCGACCCGTACGCGCCGCTGGACACGTCGGCCGGGGCCATTGAGGATGCCCAGCCCGGCTGGCGCTTCCAGTTCTCGCTCGGCGGGCGGTAG
- a CDS encoding isoprenyl transferase, translating to MSSETLDQPIQLSGAEQTAADREAQAALRARGPIPAHVACIMDGNGRWAKSRGKTRVTGHHEGVVSVRDVTEAAAQLGVEHLTLYTFSTENWHRPKAEVTALMELLVRTLRREAEKLHRNGIRLHAIGDLGRLPARGQRELQEAFDLTAGNTRMTLTLALSYGSRWEITGAVRQIAEAARAGRLDPADITEETVSDALLTRGLPDPDLLVRTAGEMRLSNFLLWQVAYTELYVTEKFWPDFRREALYEAVRSYQDRDRRFGRVEGE from the coding sequence ATGTCGTCCGAGACTCTCGACCAGCCCATCCAGCTCTCCGGCGCCGAGCAGACCGCGGCCGACCGGGAGGCGCAGGCCGCCCTCAGGGCGCGCGGGCCGATCCCGGCGCACGTCGCCTGCATCATGGACGGGAACGGGCGCTGGGCCAAGTCGCGCGGCAAGACCCGCGTGACGGGCCACCACGAGGGCGTCGTCTCCGTCCGCGACGTGACCGAGGCCGCGGCGCAGCTCGGCGTCGAGCACCTCACGCTCTACACGTTCTCGACCGAGAACTGGCACCGCCCGAAGGCCGAGGTCACGGCCTTGATGGAGCTGTTGGTGCGGACGCTCCGGCGCGAGGCCGAGAAGCTCCACCGCAACGGGATCCGACTCCACGCCATCGGCGACCTCGGACGCCTGCCGGCGCGCGGGCAGCGCGAGCTCCAGGAGGCCTTCGACCTCACGGCCGGCAACACGCGGATGACGCTGACGCTCGCGCTCAGCTACGGCTCGCGGTGGGAGATCACCGGGGCCGTCCGCCAGATCGCCGAGGCGGCCCGGGCCGGCCGCCTCGACCCGGCCGACATCACGGAGGAGACCGTCTCGGACGCGCTCCTCACGCGCGGCCTCCCGGACCCCGACCTCTTGGTCCGGACGGCCGGCGAGATGCGGCTGAGCAACTTCCTCCTCTGGCAGGTCGCCTACACGGAGCTCTACGTGACGGAGAAGTTCTGGCCCGACTTCCGGCGCGAGGCGCTCTACGAGGCCGTCCGGAGCTACCAGGATCGCGACCGCCGCTTTGGCCGCGTCGAGGGCGAGTAG
- the bcp gene encoding thioredoxin-dependent thiol peroxidase, which yields MADMPAPGDPAPPFEGTDQTGETVRLADFAGRPLALYFYPKDDTPGCTKQACNLRDNLGALAEAGVAVVGVSADSTESHERFADKYDLPFPLLADPDQDILEAYGAWGEKNLYGKKSMGIKRTTFLIGPDGVVLHVFKRPKTAAHAEEILAKLDSLTA from the coding sequence ATGGCTGACATGCCCGCCCCCGGCGACCCCGCGCCGCCCTTCGAGGGGACCGACCAGACCGGCGAGACCGTCCGCCTCGCGGACTTCGCCGGCCGGCCGCTCGCCCTCTACTTCTACCCCAAGGACGACACGCCGGGCTGCACCAAGCAGGCCTGCAACCTCCGCGACAACCTCGGCGCCCTCGCCGAGGCGGGCGTGGCCGTCGTCGGCGTCTCGGCCGACTCGACCGAGAGCCACGAGCGGTTCGCCGACAAGTACGACCTCCCGTTCCCGCTCCTGGCCGACCCGGACCAAGACATTCTCGAGGCCTACGGCGCCTGGGGGGAGAAGAACCTCTATGGCAAAAAGTCGATGGGCATCAAGCGGACGACGTTCCTGATCGGCCCCGACGGCGTGGTCCTCCACGTGTTCAAGCGGCCCAAGACCGCCGCTCACGCCGAGGAGATCCTCGCCAAGCTCGACTCGCTCACCGCCTGA
- the panB gene encoding 3-methyl-2-oxobutanoate hydroxymethyltransferase, with protein MSTQTVSADTAADVRRVTTQTLQAMRAEGTPIAMLTAYDYTSARLLDEAGVDVLLVGDSASNVMAGHETTLPITLDQMIYHAQCVVRGVNRALVVVDLPFGAYQGSSREALRSAIRVMKETGAHAVKLEGGAGVLQSVKRILGAGIPVMGHLGLTPQSIYKFGTYKVRARDVEEADALRRDLRALAEAGAFGVVLEKIPAELAAELTESVDVPTIGIGAGVGCSGQVLVTHDLLGLTKDFNPRFVRHYADLAGTVTGAVGRYVEDVRRRAFPGDEESY; from the coding sequence ATGAGCACCCAGACCGTCTCCGCCGACACCGCCGCCGACGTCCGCCGCGTCACGACGCAGACGCTCCAGGCCATGCGCGCCGAGGGGACGCCCATCGCCATGCTCACGGCCTACGACTACACGTCGGCCCGGCTCCTCGACGAGGCCGGAGTCGACGTGCTCCTCGTCGGCGACTCGGCCTCGAACGTGATGGCGGGCCACGAGACGACGCTCCCGATCACGCTCGACCAGATGATCTACCACGCCCAGTGCGTGGTCCGCGGCGTGAACCGCGCGCTGGTCGTGGTGGACCTCCCGTTCGGGGCGTACCAGGGGTCGAGCCGCGAGGCGCTCCGCTCGGCGATCCGCGTGATGAAGGAGACCGGGGCGCACGCGGTGAAGCTGGAGGGCGGGGCCGGCGTGCTCCAGTCCGTAAAGCGGATCCTCGGCGCCGGCATCCCGGTCATGGGCCACCTCGGCCTCACGCCCCAGAGCATCTACAAGTTCGGGACCTACAAGGTGCGGGCCCGCGACGTCGAGGAGGCCGACGCGCTCCGCCGCGACCTCCGCGCCCTCGCCGAGGCGGGCGCGTTCGGCGTCGTCTTGGAGAAGATCCCGGCCGAGCTGGCGGCCGAGCTGACCGAGAGCGTCGACGTGCCCACGATCGGGATCGGCGCCGGCGTCGGGTGCAGCGGGCAGGTCCTCGTGACGCACGACCTCCTCGGGCTGACGAAGGACTTCAACCCGCGCTTCGTCCGCCACTACGCCGACCTCGCCGGCACCGTCACCGGGGCGGTCGGGCGGTACGTCGAGGACGTCCGCCGGCGGGCGTTCCCTGGGGACGAGGAGAGTTACTAG
- a CDS encoding PID-CTERM protein-sorting domain-containing protein, which yields MRVLVLIWFVVLGLSSAAAQSVPSWAAPSPPAPPATPTQYPGGAPPPAGPPAPPGTPTQYPATVPIDGGLGLLALAGGAYAVSKLRRRG from the coding sequence ATGCGAGTTCTCGTCCTCATCTGGTTCGTCGTCCTCGGGCTCTCGTCGGCCGCCGCGCAGTCGGTCCCGAGTTGGGCCGCGCCGTCGCCCCCCGCTCCCCCCGCTACTCCGACCCAGTACCCGGGTGGGGCCCCGCCGCCGGCGGGCCCGCCGGCGCCGCCAGGGACGCCCACGCAATACCCGGCGACGGTGCCGATCGACGGCGGCCTCGGCCTGCTGGCCCTCGCGGGCGGCGCGTACGCCGTCTCGAAGCTCCGTCGGAGAGGGTAA
- a CDS encoding OmpH family outer membrane protein, protein MRTPIVLAALFAVLAAPASLAQQTIGFIDSSTILPQMPEFQSAQQELDRLTQQWQAEVQTVALEAEQMADRFAAREILYTDDEREAQLEAIEAKREERDALRSRYFGPQGELFREQQTQLRPAQERLLAAIEVVAEEGDYDYIFDRAGEYLFLYTRPRNNVTDLVLEELGIGLGAAGLTGTSG, encoded by the coding sequence ATGCGCACGCCGATCGTCCTCGCCGCTCTCTTCGCTGTCCTCGCCGCGCCCGCGTCGCTGGCCCAGCAGACGATCGGGTTCATCGACTCGTCGACGATCCTGCCGCAGATGCCCGAGTTCCAGTCGGCCCAGCAGGAGCTCGACCGGCTCACGCAGCAGTGGCAGGCCGAGGTCCAGACCGTCGCGCTCGAGGCCGAGCAGATGGCGGACCGGTTCGCGGCCCGCGAGATCCTCTACACCGACGACGAGCGCGAGGCCCAGCTTGAGGCCATCGAGGCCAAGCGGGAGGAGCGCGACGCGCTGCGCAGCCGCTACTTCGGGCCGCAGGGCGAGCTCTTCCGCGAGCAGCAGACGCAGCTCCGCCCGGCCCAGGAGCGCCTCCTCGCGGCCATCGAGGTCGTCGCGGAGGAGGGCGACTACGACTACATCTTCGACCGGGCCGGCGAGTACCTCTTCCTCTACACCCGCCCCCGCAACAACGTGACCGACCTCGTGCTCGAAGAGCTCGGGATCGGGCTCGGCGCCGCCGGGCTCACCGGCACGAGCGGCTAA
- a CDS encoding OmpH family outer membrane protein has protein sequence MTLRRLLLLSFAVALAPAALAQPMKVGFVDTDQIVIRMPAFADVQQQLQQQQQAVGQRVAVVQDSLQQVFNTKLEEYQTFDQSAVATDAARQERQQELLQIRNDIEQAEVQGLQYLSYAEARLLQPVLNRIDQAIQAEAEAGGYDLVLPTVANNAPVFLYRSERVDDLTVSIMNRLGIDPNAAPVGQPQQPPAPPIDPPSTGAGQ, from the coding sequence ATGACCCTCCGCCGACTCCTCCTCCTCTCCTTCGCCGTCGCCCTCGCGCCGGCCGCCCTCGCGCAGCCGATGAAGGTCGGCTTCGTCGACACGGACCAGATCGTGATCCGGATGCCGGCCTTCGCCGACGTCCAGCAGCAGCTCCAGCAGCAGCAGCAGGCCGTCGGCCAGCGCGTGGCCGTGGTCCAGGACTCGCTCCAGCAGGTGTTCAACACGAAGCTCGAGGAGTACCAGACCTTCGACCAGAGCGCCGTGGCGACCGACGCCGCGCGCCAGGAGCGCCAGCAGGAGCTCCTCCAGATCCGCAACGACATCGAGCAGGCCGAGGTCCAGGGCCTCCAGTACCTCTCGTACGCCGAGGCCCGGCTCCTCCAGCCCGTCCTCAACCGGATCGACCAGGCCATCCAGGCCGAGGCCGAGGCGGGCGGCTACGACCTCGTGCTCCCGACGGTCGCCAACAACGCGCCCGTCTTCCTGTACCGGAGCGAGCGCGTCGACGACCTCACCGTGTCGATCATGAACCGGCTCGGGATCGACCCGAACGCCGCGCCGGTCGGCCAGCCGCAGCAGCCCCCGGCCCCGCCGATCGACCCGCCGAGCACCGGCGCCGGCCAGTAG